Proteins encoded in a region of the Isosphaeraceae bacterium EP7 genome:
- a CDS encoding DDE-type integrase/transposase/recombinase, which produces MSGEALVFAIKATRGRVKARHGSPRIHVEWVAHGEPCCVITVARLMRTHGIAAKLKRKNRCTTDSNHARPLAENVLNRRFEPEAANRAWTADTPNVATGEGWLYLAAVEDLDSRRIVGWSMSERIDSPLVVDTLEIALASRQPGGGPVAYADRDSQDASEHYHVCWPGAGSPAA; this is translated from the coding sequence GTGAGCGGAGAGGCCCTGGTCTTCGCGATCAAGGCCACCCGCGGCCGGGTGAAGGCCCGCCATGGCAGCCCGAGGATCCATGTCGAGTGGGTGGCTCACGGAGAGCCCTGCTGCGTGATTACCGTGGCCCGGCTGATGCGGACACATGGGATCGCCGCCAAGTTGAAGCGGAAGAACCGCTGCACCACTGACTCGAATCATGCCCGCCCATTGGCTGAGAACGTACTGAATCGCCGATTCGAGCCGGAGGCGGCCAACCGGGCCTGGACGGCCGACACACCGAATGTGGCGACCGGCGAGGGTTGGCTGTACCTTGCGGCGGTCGAGGACCTGGACTCGCGTCGGATCGTCGGCTGGTCGATGTCCGAGCGGATTGACAGCCCTCTGGTTGTGGACACCCTGGAGATAGCACTGGCAAGTCGCCAGCCCGGCGGTGGGCCGGTGGCGTACGCGGATCGGGACAGCCAAGACGCCAGCGAGCATTACCACGTGTGCTGGCCGGGCGCGGGATCACCTGCAGCATGA